One genomic region from Sulfurimonas sp. hsl 1-7 encodes:
- a CDS encoding prepilin peptidase: MLLSFFIVIASVVSYIDYKKRLIPDKIIIPAILFMGLLKWSNETLVMTDFIAVGLVVFIFIIPILFGMVFGGGDIRYGAFCALFLGLEQVGVFIALSGVIHLMILALLQRKSFAFAPAMTLAALGAYMLGKI; this comes from the coding sequence TTGCTATTAAGTTTTTTTATAGTTATTGCAAGTGTAGTCTCCTATATTGATTATAAAAAAAGATTGATACCAGACAAGATCATTATTCCTGCGATATTATTTATGGGTTTATTAAAGTGGAGTAATGAAACACTGGTAATGACGGATTTTATAGCCGTAGGTTTAGTAGTTTTTATCTTTATAATACCTATACTTTTTGGTATGGTTTTTGGTGGTGGAGATATAAGGTATGGTGCCTTTTGTGCACTTTTTTTAGGTTTGGAACAAGTAGGTGTTTTTATAGCACTCTCAGGAGTGATACATCTGATGATTTTAGCCTTACTGCAGAGAAAATCGTTTGCCTTCGCACCTGCTATGACGTTAGCGGCATTAGGGGCTTATATGTTAGGGAAAATATGA
- a CDS encoding heavy-metal-associated domain-containing protein, producing the protein MIQTFQVQNVKCTGCANTLTTKLKEQFGEIEVNLDVMPREITLKIVEEEIEMLRRELKKLGYPMSDEKLDFLDTNAAKAKSFVSCAIGKFELAKE; encoded by the coding sequence ATGATACAAACATTTCAGGTACAAAATGTAAAGTGTACAGGGTGTGCTAATACCTTGACAACAAAGCTCAAAGAGCAGTTCGGTGAAATCGAAGTCAATTTGGATGTTATGCCTCGTGAGATCACTTTAAAAATAGTAGAAGAGGAGATCGAAATGTTACGCAGAGAGTTAAAGAAACTCGGATACCCTATGAGTGACGAGAAACTTGATTTTTTAGATACCAATGCCGCAAAAGCGAAAAGTTTCGTCTCTTGCGCTATCGGTAAGTTTGAATTGGCAAAAGAGTAG